CATGGCGGACAACACCGCCATGCGTGATGCGCCGCTGATGCAAAAGCTGCGCGCGGTGCTCTCTGACTTTTCGAAGAAGGACAACCGCATCATCGCCTCGGCGCTCTTTGTGCAGGAGCGCTATTCGCCGCCGACCATCCTTGTCACCAAGGACGTCAACGTCGCCCTCAAGGCGCGCGCCGTCGGTCTCGAAGCGCAGGACTATCTCAACGACAAGGTCCCCGAGACCGATGACGAGGACGCTTATCGCGAGATTCCGGTCACGATCTACGAGATCCAGCGCTTCTGCTCCGAAGGCGAATTCAGCCTCGATGAAGACACCGCCAAGGGTCTCTACCTTAACGAATACGTGCTCCTTCGTTCCGACGAGGGCAAGACGATGCCCGCCCGCTACTACGGCGAAGGCCTCGTGAAGCGTCTGCGTATTCCCGAAAGCATCAAAGCTCCCGGTGGCATTTCGATCCGCTCGCGCAATCTTGAACAGCAGTTCTTCATGGACGCGCTGCTCGATGATTCGATCGCGCTGATCACCTGCTTCGGCAAGGCTGGCACGGGCAAGACCCTGCTCTCGATCGGTTGCGCGCTCCACCAGACGCATGACGACCGCTCGCTCTACGACGGCGTGTCGATCTCCCGTCCGGTCATGGCACTCGGCAAGGACATCGGTTTCCTGCCCGGCACGATGGAGGAAAAGATGAAGCCCTGGCTTCAGCCTTACTTCGACGCGCTTGAGGTGCTCATGCCCTCGAAGCCCACGAAGGAGCCGCAATTCGCCGCGAAGAAAGTCTCCAAGAAACAGCAGAAGAAACAGCCTAGCGCCTTGGAAACATCGCGCCAGGAGTCCGTCTCCAGTC
This window of the Rariglobus hedericola genome carries:
- a CDS encoding PhoH family protein, encoding MEHLSEAKASKTQLKVSAKAKTFVLDTNVLLHDPQSIFKFEDNNLAIPVEVLEELDAIKTEQSTERGRNARRVHRILSELLPDSRSMHEGVKLETGGTLSVIINPYMADNTAMRDAPLMQKLRAVLSDFSKKDNRIIASALFVQERYSPPTILVTKDVNVALKARAVGLEAQDYLNDKVPETDDEDAYREIPVTIYEIQRFCSEGEFSLDEDTAKGLYLNEYVLLRSDEGKTMPARYYGEGLVKRLRIPESIKAPGGISIRSRNLEQQFFMDALLDDSIALITCFGKAGTGKTLLSIGCALHQTHDDRSLYDGVSISRPVMALGKDIGFLPGTMEEKMKPWLQPYFDALEVLMPSKPTKEPQFAAKKVSKKQQKKQPSALETSRQESVSSHGGPNGGGHGGGNHGGGGHGPAAPMKPYERLIKSGLVEVEALCFIRGRSIARRFFILDEAQQLTPHEVKTVITRISEGSKIVLIGDPAQIDNPYVDARSNGLVYCHNRMKGHAISAHVKLTKGERSKLAELAADLL